In Uranotaenia lowii strain MFRU-FL chromosome 2, ASM2978415v1, whole genome shotgun sequence, one genomic interval encodes:
- the LOC129744422 gene encoding serine/arginine repetitive matrix protein 2-like has product MRLKQTQTRTGTPAMPAPVSASPMPIPQTQYLFESCCRLCLDEDRDQLDIDSVEELPETLIRLYGLKVAVTDRISQRICVDCYQDVLSSLNWVKIHEEQKQQIQANNARFENELLQQLGPDERENTPVPSTPEVPDSTTTNGMEPKDEGVPTTRSGRIQRRAGRLISEDDSIKRGELRSKRRREEAHEETGDDYSASSSSDGDGSDVESEASDPTTSSTDDDLKCQKCDAVLGDQAAVANHKCGFVCDICGAALRHATSLRRHLVSVHQLSRQKTDLHYQACTSNDKNMLKSILQPKKRYRYESDSPTDIEDSSDQAEEQSGTFTCGSCGETFARRIDLKEHDCEYGCQICGTKYITRSAAVHHKKLHESGKLKSVQKRTPPKPARSIESERKSTRITTRASIKIEPGETKDNKPEISSENVETPTVANDKPQIPSRRSGNSSTKPITPEATEKIAKDRTDPNTTVVEDKPHISTRRSGNASKKPATPEATEQIANNRTDTLRRNNKTPTRKSVEPPKTPAKSATPNFDRKKQIQCEYCESIMKKQNYKRHLRNVHEFSEEEAVKVSKAALLAIQAENEAAKRQQSAQKKAAEQQSTPEPKSAAKPESSSEEDEPLAALAEPEQFRSNKSTKWRFFCKHCNYTVSQKKGRIYDHVMKEHNIRKTNELESAFYREIDDGRMTPCRSKSPAPSKSPAPSKSPAPSKSPAPSLGRSKTPEANLQTETSAGSTRHESVRPYRSRSVVRDFDTDKKRKRSLSSCSTKSVRLESRSGGSQTSERKILIAKRRASHSATLSKVNAKFHTTVLAFDAHRLHLTRALGCGGESTGVEKDKFRLKASSHALYDLCQTKKLFRLRGPAGAEKQQVLRLRSSFMKMSDQVSNVSRAGPIDASLLDSLTEPGSDNQEEPSKKNEQTSKEVPENGEDPVSENAEKTDSIANNNPIAETIAEWDEDDSSTAHQDESPPDRSQSAQSAKDPLEDSTDSSIEPNPSNENEQPTAEKENLEENEEKENSTSPATDPDDESTNVSAPDPETEAQEQTVDGQPSPALITGDDAETMDQASSPIDREGDEDMVEIAVPDHEEEQDEDMEEVVVDPNQEDGEDDEELEQMAEESVLPDREESPEEEGQDAGVSILSD; this is encoded by the exons ATGAGACTGAAGCAAACCCAGACGCGAACGGGGACGCCCGCAATGCCAGCGCCGGTCAGTGCAAGTCCCATGCCTATTCCCCAGACCCAGTATCTGTTCGAATCCTGCTGCCGTTTGTGTCTGGACGAGGATCGGGACCAGCTTGATATCGATTCCGTTGAGGAACTACCGGAAACACTGATACGGTTGTATGGTTTGAAG gttGCTGTAACGGATCGGATTAGCCAACGGATTTGTGTCGATTGTTACCAGGATGTGCTGAGTTCGCTGAACTGGGTTAAAATTCATGAGGAACAGAAACAGCAGATTCAGGCCAATAATGCTCGCTTCGAGAACGAACTGTTGCAGCAGCTGGGGCCGGATGAGAGGGAGAATACACCAGTTCCATCAACGCCTGAAGTGCCGGATTCGACAACGACGAATGGCATGGAACCGAAGGATGAGGGAGTTCCGACAACGAGATCCGGAAGGATTCAGAGGCGAGCTGGACGGTTGATCTCCGAGGACGATTCCATCAAAAGAGGGGAATTGAGGAGTAAAAGAAGACGGGAAGAAGCTCACGAAGAGACTGGCGATGATTATTCTGCTTCGAGTTCTTCGGATGGAGATGGATCAGATGTCGAATCGGAAGCATCAGATCCAACAACATCGTCTACGGACGACGAtttgaaatgtcaaaagtgCGACGCTGTACTGGGGGATCAGGCGGCTGTCGCAAATCACAAGTGCGGCTTTGTGTGTGATATTTGCGGTGCAGCTTTGCGACATGCGACCAGCTTGAGGCGACACTTGGTTTCTGTTCATCAATTATCCAGGCAAAAAACGGATCTCCACTATCAAGCCTGTACCTCTAACgataaaaatatgttgaaaagtaTTCTGCAGCCCAAAAAACGCTACCGATACGAGAGTGATTCTCCAACGGATATTGAAGACAGTTCGGATCAAGCGGAAGAACAGTCGGGCACTTTCACATGCGGCAGCTGTGGAGAAACTTTCGCAAGAAGGATTGACTTGAAGGAGCACGATTGCGAGTACGGTTGTCAGATATGTGGCACCAAGTATATCACCCGAAGTGCTGCTGTGCATCATAAAAAGCTGCACGAATCAGGGAAACTAAAGTCGGTGCAGAAAAGAACTCCCCCGAAACCGGCGCGTTCGATCGAAAGCGAAAGAAAATCTACCAGAATTACAACAAGGgcttcaattaaaatcgaaCCAGGAGAAACAAAGGATAATAAACCTGAGATTTCTTCCGAAAACGTGGAAACCCCAACAGTTGCTAATGATAAACCTCAAATTCCTTCTAGAAGATCTGGAAATTCTTCTACAAAGCCTATTACACCCGAGGCAACTGAAAAAATCGCAAAGGATCGAACAGATCCAAACACAACGGTTGTCGAAGATAAACCACATATTTCTACGAGAAGATCTGGAAACGCGTCTAAAAAGCCTGCTACCCCCGAGGCAACTGAACAAATCGCTAATAATCGAACAGATACATTAAGAAGAAATAACAAAACGCCTACAAGAAAATCAGTCGAACCACCTAAGACTCCGGCAAAATCGGCTACACCCAACTTCGATAGAAAGAAACAAATTCAATGCGAGTATTGCGAATCgatcatgaaaaaacaaaactacaaGCGGCACTTGAGAAATGTTCATGAATTTTCCGAAGAAGAAGCTGTCAAAGTGTCGAAGGCCGCTTTGCTGGCCATACAAGCCGAAAACGAGGCAGCTAAACGGCAACAATCAGCTCAGAAAAAAGCAGCTGAGCAGCAATCAACTCCTGAACCAAAATCGGCCGCAAAACCGGAAAGTTCATCGGAAGAAGACGAACCGTTGGCTGCTTTAGCAGAACCGGAACAATTCCGATCTAATAAATCGACTAAGTGGCGCTTCTTCTGCAAACATTGTAATTATACTGTCTCGCAGAAGAAAGGAAGAATATATGATCACGTAATGAAAGAACACAACATTAGAAAAACAAACGAGTTAGAATCTGCCTTCTATCGAGAAATAGACGACGGGCGCATGACTCCCTGCAGATCAAAATCACCTGCTCCATCGAAATCGCCTGCTCCATCAAAATCGCCTGCTCCATCGAAATCGCCTGCCCCATCTTTGGGGCGATCTAAGACGCCAGAGGCCAACTTGCAAACAGAAACATCGGCTGGCTCGACTCGACATGAATCGGTCCGGCCCTACCGTTCCCGATCTGTGGTGCGAGATTTTGACACTGACAAAAAACGAAAGCGTTCGCTATCGTCCTGCTCCACAAAATCGGTTCGCCTGGAATCGCGCTCGGGTGGCTCCCAAACATCGGAACGTAAAATATTGATCGCAAAACGACGGGCCTCACATTCGGCCACACTGTCCAAGGTAAATGCCAAGTTCCATACAACCGTACTGGCATTCGACGCTCATCGCTTGCATCTAACCAGGGCACTTGGTTGCGGCGGCGAGTCTACTGGTGTTGAAAAGGATAAGTTCCGTTTGAAGGCGAGCTCCCATGCCTTATACGATCTCTGCCAAACGAAAAAGCTTTTCCGGCTACGAGGTCCTGCAGGAGCCGAAAAGCAACAGGTTCTTCGGCTCCGCAGTTCCTTCATGAAGATGTCAGATCAAGTGAGCAATGTTTCTCGCGCCGGTCCCATCGATGCTTCGCTTCTGGATTCGTTAACCGAACCCGGAAGTGATAACCAAGAAGAGCcatcaaaaaagaatgaacaaACTTCAAAGGAGGTCCCCGAAAACGGGGAAGATCCAGTTTCTGAAAATGCagaaaaaactgattcaattgcaaataataaTCCTATTGCGGAAACTATCGCAGAATGGGATGAAGATGATTCATCAACAGCTCATCAAGATGAGTCGCCACCTGATCGTTCTCAGTCGGCTCAATCAGCTAAAGATCCTCTGGAAGATTCAACAGATTCTTCGATTGAACCGAACCCAAGTAACGAAAACGAACAGCCAACAgcagaaaaagaaaatcttgaaGAAAACGAGGAAAAAGAAAATTCCACATCACCAGCGACGGATCCCGACGACGAATCGACTAATGTCTCGGCACCGGATCCCGAAACGGAAGCCCAAGAACAAACAGTAGATGGCCAGCCATCGCCAGCTCTCATCACCGGAGATGATGCCGAAACCATGGACCAAGCGAGCAGTCCAATTGATAGAGAAGGAGACGAAGATATGGTTGAGATCGCCGTTCCGGATCACGAAGAAGAACAGGACGAAGATATGGAGGAGGTTGTTGTCGATCCCAACCAAGAAGACGGGGAAGACGACGAAGAGCTGGAGCAGATGGCGGAGGAGAGTGTACTTCCAGACCGGGAAGAAAGCCCCGAAGAAGAAGGGCAGGACGCTGGGGTTTCGATTCTATCAGACTAA